A stretch of DNA from Microbacterium croceum:
GGAGGTCCGAGCGATCGACCAGACGCCGAGCGCGATGAGGGTCGCCGCCGCGAGCGCGCCGATCGAGCCGTTCCCCGCCGATCCTGAGCCCAGTAGGAGGGGCACACCTGTGGATCGACCGGTGACGGCGAGCAGGAGCAGAGCCGGGGCGAACAGCAGGAATGCCACGGACGCCAGCACTGCGTTGCGGAAGATCAGCCGGGGGCCGATCGCGGCAGGGAGCCATGCGCCGAAGCAGCCGCAGTCCTCCGTTGCCCCCAAGCGATACGCGCGGATCACCGCGATCAGGAGTCCTCCGGCGAGGAGGAGTGCCGCACCGGCGGCGGCGACGAAGAGCCAGCCCGTCGTCACGACCAGCGCGACGGCGACGAGGGCTTCGAGAAGGATGAGCGCCGTGGACGCGGCCTCTGTGCGGGCGATGGGGATCCGCAGCGCGTCTAAGGCCGCGCGGCCGCGATCGGGAGCGCGGAGCTTGCCGACCGCGCTCATGGCGAAGATCACGGCGAGGA
This window harbors:
- a CDS encoding MauE/DoxX family redox-associated membrane protein, with the translated sequence MSAFLLPAAVFLAVIFAMSAVGKLRAPDRGRAALDALRIPIARTEAASTALILLEALVAVALVVTTGWLFVAAAGAALLLAGGLLIAVIRAYRLGATEDCGCFGAWLPAAIGPRLIFRNAVLASVAFLLFAPALLLLAVTGRSTGVPLLLGSGSAGNGSIGALAAATLIALGVWSIARTSSSAPSSPSAIARSDGAVLVPAGPEVVDVLAPGVRGRLLLFVSPGCHACATALDTVIHAQDALASLVEIYVIQRASSGPMAALPTHPLPAAAHFALDIGGSLGGALEIGAARPVAALIGTDGAQAGPLARGSEEIGQLVGSIVAVADEATA